In Deltaproteobacteria bacterium, a genomic segment contains:
- a CDS encoding Smr/MutS family protein encodes MRARDLDVLGFPKILEALAALAVSTPGAEICRLLAPLPERAVAEQALARQWGFFRLLEVAGPLPLAFFPDIRESLALARREGAVLPVDRLVEIRTVLRQVETLRRFLAGKVASHPVLADLPRRLRALPELEAALSRMLDDAGLLRDDASPRLGELRAATRDLRQDLEERLGRLVAKGGEASGIADRYVTIRNNRFVVPIRASTAARTPGVVQDRSASGETLFVEPMFAIDLNNRLLLLRKEEEQEEQRLLLLLTAQVGAVRDEIGRAAAALADVDALHAGVLLARRLRATSPAFGDGTIDLRRARHPELVVGGQAVVPIDIRLERGKRALVVSGPNTGGKTVALKTLGLLTLMARAGILIPADEGSVVPWVEGVFTDLADDQSIERNLSTFSSHVLNLVDVFTRLAPPALVLLDEPGGGTDPEEGAALAVALVDRLIARGVLVGAATHYALVKLYALNEPRAEVVAVDVDPVSFTPRYRLVYGSVGESLGLAMARRLRLPVDVIDAADAGRATAVRVLADAIAKLEESRRRHENERAALEEERRALAELESRHAALVAELTDRRRQRWASELDEARAFVRALKAEGRAVLEAVRRRGPEASRTLAEFGRKAAAAISDRAGATQTPEPDDEPPALGDNVEVRGTSIRGELFEIQGETGRLRSGGLTFQAPIANLRRRLPDAPPAGVTPRPHRPAATDEPASELHLVGMRVREALGRLEHFLDQAQGAGLPSVRIVHGLGTGALKRAVTEFLARTAYATAFQDAEPSAGGPGVTVASLL; translated from the coding sequence GTCTACTCGAAGTGGCGGGTCCCCTCCCGCTCGCCTTCTTCCCGGACATCCGTGAATCGCTGGCGCTCGCGCGCCGCGAGGGCGCGGTGCTGCCGGTAGACCGCCTGGTCGAGATTCGAACCGTCCTGCGCCAGGTCGAGACCCTGCGCCGCTTCCTCGCGGGCAAGGTAGCCAGCCATCCCGTGCTCGCCGACCTCCCCCGTCGCCTGCGAGCCCTCCCCGAGCTCGAAGCGGCGCTTTCCCGTATGCTCGACGACGCGGGCCTCCTCCGCGATGACGCGAGTCCGCGCCTCGGCGAACTCCGGGCCGCGACCCGCGATCTCCGCCAGGACCTCGAGGAGCGTCTCGGTCGTCTGGTGGCGAAAGGCGGCGAGGCGAGCGGCATCGCCGACCGCTACGTCACGATCCGTAACAACCGGTTCGTGGTGCCGATCCGGGCCTCGACGGCGGCGCGCACCCCCGGCGTCGTGCAGGACCGATCGGCCTCGGGCGAGACCCTCTTCGTCGAGCCGATGTTCGCGATCGATCTCAATAACCGCCTGCTGTTGCTTCGCAAGGAAGAAGAGCAGGAGGAGCAGCGACTCCTCCTGCTGCTGACCGCCCAGGTCGGCGCCGTCCGGGACGAGATCGGGCGCGCCGCCGCCGCCCTTGCCGACGTCGATGCTCTCCACGCCGGCGTCTTGCTCGCACGCCGCCTGCGGGCGACGAGTCCGGCGTTCGGGGACGGCACGATCGACCTCCGCCGCGCCCGCCATCCGGAGCTCGTGGTCGGCGGTCAAGCCGTCGTACCCATCGACATCCGCCTGGAGCGCGGCAAGCGCGCCCTCGTCGTGAGCGGCCCGAACACCGGTGGCAAGACCGTGGCGCTCAAGACGCTCGGCTTGCTGACGCTCATGGCGCGAGCGGGGATCCTCATCCCCGCCGACGAGGGCAGCGTCGTCCCTTGGGTGGAAGGCGTCTTCACGGATCTAGCCGACGACCAGAGCATCGAGCGCAACCTCTCGACGTTCTCGTCGCACGTACTGAACCTGGTCGACGTATTCACGCGTCTGGCGCCCCCCGCGCTCGTGCTCCTCGACGAGCCCGGGGGCGGCACGGATCCCGAGGAAGGCGCCGCGCTCGCAGTCGCCCTCGTCGATCGGCTGATCGCGCGCGGCGTCCTGGTCGGCGCGGCGACGCACTACGCGCTGGTGAAGCTCTACGCCTTGAACGAACCGCGTGCGGAGGTGGTGGCGGTGGACGTCGACCCGGTGAGCTTCACGCCGCGTTATCGACTCGTCTACGGATCCGTCGGCGAAAGTCTGGGCCTCGCCATGGCACGCCGTCTCCGCCTCCCCGTGGACGTGATCGACGCGGCCGACGCCGGACGCGCGACCGCGGTGCGCGTCCTCGCCGACGCGATCGCGAAGCTCGAGGAAAGCCGGCGGCGGCACGAAAACGAGCGCGCGGCCCTCGAGGAGGAGCGCCGTGCGCTCGCCGAGCTCGAATCGCGACACGCGGCGCTCGTGGCGGAGCTCACCGACCGCCGACGGCAGCGCTGGGCGAGCGAGCTCGACGAAGCGCGGGCCTTCGTGCGCGCGCTCAAGGCCGAGGGTCGCGCGGTGCTGGAAGCGGTGCGCCGGCGCGGCCCGGAGGCGAGCCGGACACTCGCGGAGTTCGGTCGCAAGGCCGCGGCGGCGATCAGCGACCGTGCCGGCGCGACGCAGACGCCGGAGCCGGACGACGAGCCGCCCGCGCTCGGCGACAACGTCGAGGTCCGGGGCACCAGCATTCGCGGCGAGCTCTTCGAGATCCAGGGAGAGACGGGGCGTCTTCGAAGCGGCGGGCTCACCTTCCAGGCTCCCATCGCGAACCTCCGCCGGCGCCTGCCGGATGCGCCGCCTGCCGGCGTAACACCGCGGCCGCACCGACCGGCCGCGACCGACGAGCCAGCGAGCGAGCTGCATCTCGTCGGCATGCGGGTGCGCGAGGCGCTCGGCCGTCTCGAGCATTTCCTCGACCAAGCGCAGGGTGCCGGACTCCCCTCGGTGCGCATCGTGCACGGACTTGGAACGGGCGCCCTCAAGCGCGCGGTGACGGAGTTCCTCGCGCGCACCGCCTATGCGACCGCGTTCCAGGACGCCGAGCCGAGCGCCGGCGGTCCCGGCGTCACCGTGGCGTCGTTGCTGTGA